AGCCCAAGCTGTGCCTGGCCTTGCATGGCTATGGAAGAGCTACTCATGTGGATGCTCCTAACCTGGATTTGAGGCATCTTGGAAGTGGTGAGTGGGAGCAGCTGGGAAAGGCTGCAGAGCAGCAAGTTCACAGCATCTCTTCTCTAGGAACAACTCCCCCGACAGACACCCCCTGGGCTAGGAGTGGTGGATTTGGGGCTTCTGTGCAGACCCAGTCCCAGAGTGGGCTCATTCTAAGCCATGAAGGTGAGGAGGGGGCGGGTGTAGTCATCCAGGGTCTGGTCCCTGCTTTGAGCCGATGCCCATGTAATGTCAACTGCAGCCCTAAGCTGGACACTCCTTGCCAGCTCGCTGGGCGGTTCAGGTGCTTGGCCTGCCTTCCACCTTGCTCCAAAGGAAGGCACGTGGCTTAGACCCTTGCTGCCTATACTCTCCTGTCTGTCCTCAGGTGTTGCAGGGGGAATGAAGCATCTACACAACCAATGAGAGCATAAATTGAGTCAGGGTCCTGACCCAAGACCCCTGTCCCACCGGCCCTCTGGGTCTTAAGCCCTCTTGGccttcctgcagcccagagctgggaggcCAGGGATCTGCAGGAGAGTCCGACTGCTAGCCACGGCTAGCTTGGTGCAGAGGCGGTGGAAAAGCCCAGGAGGAGAACATGGTGCAAAGTGCCTGGACAGCAGAGTGGTGCCAGTGGGGGTTGCAGTGAGGAGCTGCCCTGGCATGTCTCAGACCCTGGGTTTGTCCTGCCCAGTCTCCCTGTGGCAGAGAGGAACTGGGAGGGAGAGTGATGGGGTCTAAGCAGGGTTTTCCCCAATTCCTCTTCCCCTCACAGCCATCGAGGGTCCAGGACACTGCAACACTGAGGCCGTGCCCTGCAGTCCACAGCTCCCAATGCCCCTTTCCACTGAGCATGGGCCCAGTCCTGGGTAGATCTGGCTGAACTCTCCGTTCCCACTGCACCCGGTGCCCGGGAGCTCCCTGTGCTCCATGCAAAGACAGGGCAGCCCATGTGAGCCAGCAGGAGGGAGACAGCCGGGTGGGGAAATCGAGGTAGGGAGTGTCCCTCCACTTAGGCACGCATGCACTGTGTCCAGGTCATTGCAGTTTGACATGCTCGCACACGTAGAGACACGCCCCTTGTCCAGGACATTGCAGTCTCTCTaacacacacaccctcacatGTCCAGTTCATTGCAGCCTGTCtgtctgacacacacacacacacacacacccagctccttGCACTCCTGCCACAAGCCCTGTGTTCGTCCCCCAGGACCCCTGTCTTTTACCACCACATGCTCGCTGCTATTTTTGCAATACGGAGACATAAAAAGATGCAAGAAAAACACCATGAGTACAAGAGCCAGGAAAGGGGCAGAAGCAACTCCTAAAGGTAAGGCCTTGTGTCAAGTCTTTCTCTGTGATGTGTCCATGTGCTGCCTTAGGTTAGGATGTCCTTCAACCTGTCCATGCTCTCCTAGGCTGTGTCCTGCCACCCTTCCTCCCGCGGGAGGGTGCAGAGCTCATAGCTGGGAGGAACAATCCCAATCCCAATCTCAGTCTCTCTGGGGGTGAGGTCAGTTTGTTGTTGGAGTTTCAGCCATTTCAGGGTGAAGCGCTGCAGGATGGTGGTCAGCATCAGGAAGAGCTCCATGAGGGCCAGGCTTTTGCCCAGACACTCCCTTTTGCCTGCAGGGATAAGTAAAGCCAGCGGTGAATGAAAGCACTGTGGTCATCAAGGATTTCATGATGAGACCTGGGTGAGCTATACTTCTGGGAAGGTCTCTGGGTGCCGATGGATGAAAGGATGGATACTGTTCTCATCTTCCTCTGATTTGGCCTCATGACCTACAGTTACAGACCTATGGACTCCCTGGACCAACAGCCAATTTGGGATGAACTCACGAGGGGCCTTCCAACCCtcttttcctatgatcctatgagctCTGAAGAAGGGGCCTGAGAGAGACCCTGGGTCTGGCCCTCCTACAGGAAGAGCCACGTGCTGAGAAGCAGAGGAGGACCTCCAGGTCTGAACATGATGTGACCTGGATGGGTTTCAGGTGTGATGGCAGAGTGAATACAGGCCCATCGGTGCTCGCTGTGTTTAAGCCTGAAGAGGTTTTTGCTGCCATTGATGGGAAAGGCCGGGCTGTCACTCTGAAGCCAGGACTGTCACCCATACCTGTGGAAAACGGCAGGAAGGCATCGTTCTTCTTGAAGCGGCCTTCCTCATCCAGGAAACGCTCTGGGTGGAAGTTTCCTGGATCCTTGAAGTGTTTGGGATCTTGGAGAACCATGCCCAAGGCAGTCCAAACGTCTGTgtcctggagaagagaaacagaaataTTAAACTCTTTCCAACTGGAGCCTCTGCCAGCAGATAGTCTCCTGCAGCTAGGAATTGTGGGGAAATAGTTCCACCTGAGCCCAATGTCTCAGGCTGAGCACGTTCAATCTACCACTGGGTACAGAGCTGAGAAATATCTTGGGCAAAGTAGAAAGTCCCCTCAGTGCCCTTCACTATGGCAGAGGACCCACTCATGCCAGTGGAGTGCCCTGCATGTATTCAGTTTACTCCACTCGACCTGGCTATCTAGGAAGTTCTTGGTCTGGGCCTGTTCCTTCTTGAATGTAGAGCAGCCTTCACCCCAGAGCCCAGTGCTCGGTATGGGAAGAGTGTGATGCCTGGGTGGAAAATTGTTGGTGGGCCCTCAAGACAGCACCTTGGGGGGGAAGGTACCTCCGGAAGTGGGTGTCGCAGGTCACTTTGTGCAGAACCCCCACAGGGGTGATGTTAGCAAATCTCTGGATCTCGTGAATCTCGGCGTTGGTGTACGGCACCCGGCCTCGGTCGCTCATGGCTGGGCTGTGGGTCCGCCCTATGACACGGTTGATTTTCTCCCGCACCTTGTCTGCAGGGACAGGATTGGAAGGGGTGGGCTTGGATCAGAGCCCACGGCGCAAACGCCACCAGCAATGTCAGCTGTTTAAGGAGAGGTTTCGCCTCAGTCAAAAGTATTCCTCAGCCTACCTGCATCAGCTACTGCTATAAAATCTGCCACAATAAAAAGACATCAGCATGTATTTTTACATGCGACTAATGTAGCGAAATGGAGATTTTTGATGGTGTTTTGTGCCAGCTAGCTAAACAACGCATAACGTTTACAAGCGCCAGACAGGCCCTGTCCCAAACCTCTGTTCACCTACAGGCCCACAGCAGGGAAGGATGCTTATTCCCACTGTCCTGGGAAAAGCCATGCTGAGAATGTGAGAGATTCCCCGTGCCTGGTGCCAGGCTTCACAGGGCatcttgggcagagctgggagtgaggtgcacaGCCTTGACGTCCCACCCCCATCTAACAACCCCATTGCTCTCCATGGATAACGGTTCCCTGTTCAGGTTTTGCAATGcagtgccagatccagcctcccTCAAATATAAAGCTAACCACTTCCCTGTTAGCCACCAGCAACCTAAACGGGGCTCTGGAGAAGGGAGGCAGGAGCGGGGTCTGACCTTTGCGTCTGGTCTGTGCAGTTGAACGTGTGTGAGCAAATCTGTTCCCTGGTGGCCACATGATAATCAAACTGGCGACCAGTCTCCGTTGAAATAGCAGTTCCCATAGGCTTGGTAGCTTTATTTCATGTCAATGTTACCTTGGATCTCCAAGCATTTCACCAAGAGCAGAAATCCATATCTCAAGGTGGAGCTCGTTGTCTCCGTCCCAGCAAAGAATAACTGGATTGCTGTCTCCACCaggtttttggttttaaaaacacTCTGTGGGTTTTGCATTTCCTGGAACGTGGACAGTAGAAAGGAGTGCTAGCACATCAAGCCTGCCTGGCGTCTGGCATGCACCTGGATTTGGCCCCTCAACAAAGAATGCCTCTCTTGCCCTGGCTTTGGGTGACTGTCCAGGGGACATATTATTGGGTCTGCTCAAGTTGGTGACTCTAGCCTTGAGTTCCCATCCTGCTGCTTCACAGCTCAGTCATGGGCAAGTGCCCATAGGAAGCATCACAGGCCTGCCCTAACATGTGGCAGTAACGGTCCTCCTCTGCTTACCTCTTCCTTTCTGATTGAGGAAGGAGTCAACGAAGGCCTGAGGGCAGCTGGGGTCCATCCTCACCCTCTCCATGATGAAATCCTACATTGCCTTGATGCAGGGGCCTCGATGCCACATTCATTGGCTCCGGGGGCTATTGTGGCAGTCCCCTCCTGGTCCCATGGTAGTAAAGAGGAACATCCAGAACAGGAGTGATGTACATGTTGAAGCCcctgagccccagctggcaaTGGGGATATGGGCTTCCTGCATTGTGGTTGCAGTGGAGCAGCTTACCGCATTGACAAAGCCTGGAATGTTGCAGAGCCCCTGACTCTCCTCCTGCTCCGGATTGGTCTCCTACCAAACTCCAGATGCTGCTTATATCCAAGAAAAAGTTGTTGATGGCACTTGTCAAGTTCGGGAACTTCTGGCCCTTGTAGTAGAAGCGGTTCCTGAAGACAATGGAGCAGATGACGTTAGATACTGCGTGCGTGTGGATAAGGGTAGGGCTGAAGGGAGAACCTGGCTGTGGGGAGACAAGAAGGTCAATCACCACCTTCCTTCCAATTATAGGAGTAACAAGATGTGGAGAGTCCCCCAAAGTCTGGGGTGAGGGTGTGACCTCAAAGCTTCTGCACTTGTATGCAGGCTTGGGTTtaagcagctggcccagatgcaGCTCGCAGTCATGGGTACTGTAATAGGGACCTTGGCAATGGCTGCAAGCATGCCAGAGGGGTAATATGTGAGCAGCGAGCTAGCACCAAACCCCATCCTACCTGCAGCTGCTTGGCACACCTGAGATAGGGACCTGAGGCTTGGGTACGTCTCCCTGTTTTCCAGCAAGAGAGTTGTGAGCTGCTGCAAGGACTTACCCAAGGTAAGAAGGTCCTCAAGGACCAGGGCCCAGCAGTGCTGGGTGGTTGGTCTCAGGgctgtacttggtagctgtgttggtctgagacaaaaagacatacaaaaaactagaactcttggttccagaatgataccttttattagaccaactggaaaatagcaagataattgttcttttctgcaagctttcaggctccaagtcccttcgtcaggcccTGGGAAAAGtttagatggtacaagatggtaaaaagtccccataggcaggacataaacttcatttttgcacagcgggagctgaagatggaaggctgtccctctgggtccatgagagtgtctttgtgagctgtgttgaggagctctttgatgtgttgatcaggcaGAAGTCCTTCCCTGGacgtgtcagatggcaggcagggtggCTGGTCTGGAATTTGAGAAGAACCTGGCATTTCCAGGGTGCCTTTTTGAGGCCAGTGGGGAACTCCTCTAGCAGTGATGGGGGCTGCTGGGCTCTGTGGACTTGGCCAAGCATAGAGCAgcggttttcaatcttttttatttttggatcactAAGAATGTCGAATGGatgtgtggacccctttgaattgtaactgaggggtattcacatactttgcATTGAGTATAGTCATCTTTCAGGGACCCCTTAAACATAGTCTGCACAACCTAACACATCTCCGCGCACCACGGGCTTAAAATCACTGACCTAGAGTCTTGCTTGAGGCCCTGAGGTGGGAATGGAGCTCGTTGAAAACTAGTCCCTCAGAGGTTTTACTGTTGATGTCCATTAACCAGAAAGAGAACAGAACTGTCTGAGTTCATGAAAACCCGCACACTGGTATGGAAGGCATTTCTTGTACCACAAGAGGCACCAACCTTCGGCTTTCCCGATCTCCTCCGCCAGGTGCTGGGCTTCCGCCTCGACCCTCTCCTCAATGCTTCTTTTCCCCATCCCAAAATTCCTCAGGGTTGAGGTGGAGAAATGCTGGAGCTGCTTCCACTCTTCCCCATTGGTCGCGCCAACACCTGGTTGGAGGAAGGTGTGTAGGGAGCCAAGTCACATGATATCCACTAGAACCTTAATTTAAAGAGCTCTGACACAAAGGATCTTGGTCACTTCTACCCATCACCCACACCAACTGATGGAAGTGACAAACTTCAGAGCCCTCTGGAGGTCCTGGTCATGAGCCCACACCAAGTGGCTTCCATGCTCTTTATCCAGTATCTGGTGTTCTTGAGGAAGTTAAAAATTAGAGCAGTCGAGAACAGTACGGTCAGGTCTGTTCTACAGGCACGTCTGGACGACTGCATTCCCCGGGATCATTCACACAGCATGTGTTAGTGTCTTCAAAGAACACGTGCTAGCATCAAGAAGTAATGGGAGTCATTTAGATAGGAGGTAACATCTGTGTCACGGTGGATCATGCACTAAGAATAATCACAGGtgtggtactgtggccaacaggATCATAGCTGTGTGCCTGGAGGTTCTCCTATGAGTAACAGTGATGTGGCCTATATGTGGTTTTGATCTGGGACTGCTGTCAGAGCCCAGCCCTTGCTCTCACTCACCGTGACCTTGAGAGAATCTGTTCAGAGTTTATTTTTGTTCTTCCATtgagctcctgccccagggcttccctcaCGGAGTCCAAGTCTCAGAGAAACACGACCCATCACAGGCCGACGTTCACTGTGAACACAGGGCcgtgcttttcatagattcataggtgctcgggtcagaagggacctcaacagatcatcgagcccaaccccctgcctgggcaggaaagagcgctggggtcagatgaccccagccagatgcctatccagaccCTTCCACCACAGAGAAGCCTcataaaagaattttttttaaagatgaaagcAAATGATTTCATACACTCCCTTGTCTGAATGCTACCCAGCTGCCCTCAGGGGGAGTAGCAGCTCCTGTGGGAACGGAGATAGCAAAGGGGTGGTACAgctggtgcaggtgcagcatcACCTCGTACAcaatgtggcaggccagtagggggcgctcctgccttgagccacccacctccctgtgcccgcccaccgtccaggctccaagtgcgtccctggggtgccttccgtccggccgaccccttccctggagcacacccgctagcctggggtcccgctgccaccatccaaggctctggattcacttctggctctgcgcaccttggagaacacaggcctgatcgtccaatgagTACTAGACCcgataccagcacttggggcacttcccaagtcaggggcttattaggaaagtctcccttagtccacagacctaaggggcctcctcggcataatttaggcccacccctcaataagtctcccacaccggtcacaaaggagaacgttattgattacagggggtaggacggaaacagggtaaaaggtagagcagtatcataggaatatcagaggaatcccatagagcaaaccagcatggctgaggtagccttttgatctcgcatctgagttactgtaagctaaatatctagtgggatctcgagtagcttactcactcgcatcatctagaggtggttggagttttcctctggaggcagggcatgctttgagcatgcggtgatgaggagggAACCTGTTTCAGATTTACCTgggtgaccgcatggctaatggctgccttcttcctggaccgggcctttaaataaccttcctgacctcagcagcccagtccaatcgaagctgccagtgctggccactagccaaccaatttaaaaagcctcactggctacctgggccggtgagcagggctttccccctcccccccaggcgaCCAGAGAATCTGCCtcggaggcaccaggcttttgccatgtaggcagggagggagatccccttccctgaggaattcaacaccagcctctcagtctggcagagacagatctctggagaggggcacagacggtggcatttctgccacacacaACACCTATCTTTCTCCAGTGAAAGAGAAACGAGAAGCTTTGCTCATAAGATAGGGCCTCAGCACTACATTATTCAGTGGTTCATCTTAGATCAAAGCAATATGtgctaatttgctagattataaattaaaatttaaaaaaacaaaccacaaagcAAAAAACAGTCAAAAGATATCGTCTCATTAGTCCCAGGGTTGTTATAGTTAAATGAACGCCTCTTATTCaggttcataaaacaaaatttctCTTTTTGGGACATCTTGACAGTACCTCCAATGCTTCATCCcaagtcatttctacacctgagttaagatGACCACATGggaattaaggtttttagctgGAGCTAAAAAACAGCTGCCGGGCTGGGAAATAGAAGAGAGATCCCCAGGCACGGCTAACAGACAGTAGCATGGCAGGAGAAAGGATCGTTCGAGCTGTGAGACATAGATCCGTAgaggttaggggctggaagggaccgctcgagagcatcaggtccagcccccctgcacttgtgCAGCAAAGGCTgtggggtcagatgaagacaccAAGACCATCCAGAAGGAGCGAGGGTTGCTCACACCtgtacagcaaagagagcagcaggAATCCAGGAGATTTCAacaagccatgaagtcaatggactccctccctgctgcctggatagaaatgccaCAGCACCTCCCAGGCAGCTGGCTTTAATGTTTGGATGGGGCAGGAATCAAAGCGGGGTGTGAATgcaccacttcccctcccccgcccagaTCCTCCCACGTGTGGGAAAGATGCCAAGAAGAGCACAAGTGGAAGCACAAGTCAAGGGGAACCATGCTCCTAAGTCCTTTGGAGGGGGAATAAGGATGTCGGCAAAATTCCCCATGAGCTGCTACTCATATGTGAGGCGCCAGGTTCCTCCAACgctgtttttccccccctcactgcAGCAATGAACACACCAGGGACAGAGCAGCGCCCCCCAGTCTTAACCCCCACCCCCGCATTATAACCCCAGGCACTTCTGCTTTGCAGCCGAGCTCTGGGACGCAAGGTCTTTGCCCCCTGCCGTCCTCCACTTTTCTCTTATCTGCATTGGGAGTTGGCATGAATGGGAAGGAAGAAGAGTCCGATGCTGTGGTGACCGGCAAGGCGCACTTAACCCAGGCAGGCAAGGTAGGTGTgggcccagcctgagctgggtgAGTTCAACATAACGTACTGACCTAAGCAAGGGCAAatgagtcaggactcctgggttccagaACCAGTTGAGAAAGAAGCAGTGGCCCAGTGGAAAGGTCTTGGGGCCTAAACTATTTGAGATCAAAGTCTTGACCCAGCTCCCTAGAGAGCTCTGTGGGTTGATTCAGGAATGGGCAAGAGCCCAGGAAAGGAACTGGAACGAGTCCTGATTAATCCAGGATCTGGTAGAGGAAACCTGACTCATGTTCTTCAGCAAAGTGTTTAACTCTTTCTGCTTCAGCTGCAGCCCGTACCCTAAGGTCTGCAGCAGTGTCAGGCCAGCGGGGAGCTTGCCCAgtctctgctgctgttttcacTCCCAGAAGAATACCAGGCTGGCCGTGCAGGCTGTATCTCCCAACTCCATCATGCCAAACCGCCGAGAGACCAAGCCCAATGCTAAGAGGCCTCTGATCTGATCCACTTTGTGCTCGCATGTGCATATatatcggggtgggcaattatttccgcaggagggccacttaacgagttctagtgagctgtcaggggctgcagcggtagccccgccccttgacaacTGTCCTGCCCCCCATCTTGGgtccagaagtcccacccctggaAGTAACCCCGGgccagggcaggttgtgggagAAGAGGGTTGCCTTTCTGGAACagggaaaaaacaaatcatataggAGATGTTTGACTTTCAGTATAatctattttaattttgtttcaaaaaatatttttgccctgatttgcaTGTGTTGGTGGAGCatgcatagaggtgattgcattgCAGCTGAAAAATAGTCTTCCTTTTGTATATTGGGTGGGTGGGGTGCCCTCCTGCACCGAGTCCTGCCCACTGGGtcacagaggtggctcctgcctgtgccagtccagccaggctgcagccccatgcccattgtgggtgcacaaatctgtggggggggggcacatgcccccattcCCCACACCCCTTTGCCCACCCTACACACCCACCCCCGGCTTCACACAgtgggggcctggggcctgggggcagcagttcaggagtgaggggcacctggggggtggggggctgtgggttgggagtgagaggctaGGGGGCTATGTTCTaattaaactatttactgggtcaggattGCCCATGGAGGTTTAcgaatgggtcctggtacaaaaaaggttgagccccactgctccatgggGCAGCTGCACATCGTGCACACATCATGTACAAGCGCCCCCATAGTTCAGATGTCATCGGGCACTCGGCTACTCCAACACTCAGACAATGACATCACTGGCTCCTTGGCCTCTCCATCCACATGTTAGCACCCAAACGGGATGGGAGCGCATGACCTGCGTCACCCTGCACTACGGGACAAAGCTATCAAACTGGGCCTGCCCTTAGCCGGATCTGAGCACTCGCCCCATAAACCTGCATTGCTGCCGCCTTGAATACATCAGATGTGGAGCTGAAGCCTAAGCTGTGCCTGGCCTTGCTTGGCCATGGAGGAGCTGCTCAGTTGTCGATGCTCCTAACCTGGATTTGAAGCACCCGTTGCAGAGGCAGCTCAGAAGTGGTGAAAGGGTTCTGCTGGGAAAGGCTGCAGAGCAGCGAGTTCATGGCATCTATTCTCTGGGAACAACTGCCCCAGCAGACACGCTGTGAGCTAGGACTGGGGGATTTCAGGCATTCCTGCAGACCCGATCCCGGAACCAGCAGATTCCAAGCTGTGAAGGTCAGGAGAGGGCAGCTATGATCATCTCTTCTGGCTGCAGGCGCAGCCCAGGGAATTCCTGCAATGTGGGCAGACTTCCTTCCTGGGACACATCCATCCATGGGAAAGTGATGTCTCTTACCGCTAAAGGCACCGGGAAAGctaaaccccaccccccattgCCAGGGAACT
This sequence is a window from Alligator mississippiensis isolate rAllMis1 chromosome 15, rAllMis1, whole genome shotgun sequence. Protein-coding genes within it:
- the LOC109281872 gene encoding cytochrome P450 2G1, coding for MGKRSIEERVEAEAQHLAEEIGKAEDQHSYQPGSPFSPTLIHTHAVSNVICSIVFRNRFYYKGQKFPNLTSAINNFFLDISSIWSLDFIMERVRMDPSCPQAFVDSFLMSTFQEMQNPQSVFKTKNLVETAIQLFFAGTETTSSTLRYGFLLLVKCLEIQDKVREKINRVIGRTHSPAMSDRGRVPYTNAEIHEIQRFANITPVGVLHKVTCDTHFRRYLPPQGADTDVWTALGMVLQDPKHFKDPGNFHPERFLDEEGRFKKNDAFLPFSTGKRECLGKSLALMELFLMLTTILQRFTLKWLKLQQQTDLTPRETEIGIGIVPPSYELCTLPREEGWQDTA